One window from the genome of Pieris napi chromosome 3, ilPieNapi1.2, whole genome shotgun sequence encodes:
- the LOC125063763 gene encoding spectrin alpha chain isoform X2, whose amino-acid sequence MEQIPPPKEVKILETAEDIQERREQVLNRYEDFKQEARAKREKLEDSRRFQYFKRDADELESWIQEKLQAASDESYKDPTNLQAKIQKHQAFEAEVAAHSNAIVVLDNTGSEMISAGHFASDTIRKRLDELHRLWELLLSRLAEKGMKLQQALVLVQFLRHCDEVMFWIHDKETFVCAEEFGSDLEHVEVLQRKFDEFQKDMAAQEYRVTEVNQLAERLVLEGHPERETIVKRKDELNEAWQRLRQMALMRQERLFGAHEIQRFNRDADETIAWISEKDVVLGSDDYGRDLATVQTLQRKHEGVERDLAALEDKVATLDGEAGRLADIHGDHSSAIHSKRDEITTAWQRLVQKAQERRLALESSYALHRFLADYRDLISWMSDIRALIAADDLAKDVPGAEALLERHQEHKGEMDAREDVMAACISSGEALVSGGHRGSSEVQSALDSLRSEAAALNSLWEQRRVLYLQCMDLQLFYRDTEQADAWMHKQEAFLANEDVGDSLDSVEALLKKHEDFEKSLAAQEEKIKALDEFASKLIEGQHYAADDVAQRREMLLERRAALLEKSNQRRALLEDAYKYQQFERDCDETKGWINEKLKFATDDSYLDPTNLNGKVQKHGNFEQELLANKPRVDEITTTGHKLLEQEHFAKPQISSRVEELGASWEKLVQASELKGSKLQEASAQQQYNRAAEDIELWLSEVEGQLLSEDYGKDLTSVQNLQKKHALLEADVSSHAERVDALRTQAEQFIEKGHFDADNIRHKIEALVARYAALEKPMAIRKRRLLDSLQAQQLFRDLDDEAAWIREKEPIIASTNRGRDLIGVQNLMKKHQAVMGEMGQHEARVEAVRAAGQALIDAQHFAADDIASRLQHLHKTWTHLHEKALQRKQDLEDSLQAQQYFADANEAESWIREKEPMANTQDYGKDEDSSEALLKKHEALLSDLEAFGNTIKALREQADSCRQQESPVVDVSGKECVVALYDYAEKSPREVSMKRGDVLTLLNSNNKDWWKVEVNDRQGFVPAAYVKKIEAGLSSSQQNLADSSSIAARQNQIEGQYDNLLGLARERQNKLNEAVKAFVLVREAAELATWIKDKEMHAQVQDVGEDLEQVEVMQKKFDDFQNDLRANEVRLAEMNEIAVQLMTVGQTEAALKIKTQMQELNSKWSSLQQLTAERAAQLGSAHEVQRFHRDVDETKDWIAEKEHALATTDLGKDLRSVQTLQRKHEGLERDLAALGDKIRQLDDTANRLIRTHGDSADATYSKQREINDAWQQLQARANARKEKLLDSYDLQRFLSDYRDLMAWINSMMALVSSEELANDVTGAEALLERHQTQRLEIDARYGVMPQEHRTEMDARAGTFQALELFGQQLLQGGHYASLEIQEKLSGMADARQELEQAWVARRMKLDQNLELQLFYRDCEQAEGWMAAREAFLAPTSADQDQPDAAPDNVEQLIKKHEDFDKAINAHEEKIAQLQTLAEQLVASEHYAADDIGKKRQQVLDRWRHLKEALIEKRSRLGDEQTLQQFSRDADEMENWIAEKLQLATEESYKDPANIQSKHQKHQAFEAELAANAERIQSVLAMGGNLVQRGQCSGSEDAVQARLASIADQWEFLTQKTTEKSLKLKEANKQRTYIAAVKDLDFWLGEVESLLTSEDSGKDLASVQNLMKKHQLVEADIQAHEDRINDMNAQADALVSSGQFDSAGIGSRRAAINERFERVRSLAAHRRARLHEANTLHQFFRDIADEESWIKEKKLLVASDDYGRDLTGVQNLLKKHKRLEAELASHEPAIQAVQEAGEKLMDVSNAGANEIELRLKALAQAWAELQALAADRGAKLQQSLAYQQFLAKLDEEEAWISEKQQLVVVGECGDSMAAVQGLLKKHEALEAELAARGERVRDLTAEGERLLAAGNIHADALAHRLHALQAKLDKLTSLAARRKAALVDNSAYLQLLWKADVVESWIADKETHVRSDEFGRDLSTVQTLLTKQDTFDAGLTAFEHEGIQNITALKEQLVGAGHEQSASIAKRHADVISRWQRLLADSAARKQRLLQLQDQFRQIEELYLTFAKKASAFNSWFENAEEDLTDPVRCNSIEEIRALRDAHAQFQASLSSAQSDFEALAALDEQIKSFNVGANPYTWFTMEALEETWRNLRKIIAERDVELTKEAQRQEENDKLRKEFAKHANAFHQWLTETRTSMMEGTGSLEQQLATLRTRAGEVRARRQDLRRLEELGAALEEHLILDNRYTEHSTVGLAQQWDQLDQLSMRMQHNLEQQIQARNHSGVSEDALKEFSMMFKHFDKDRSGRLNAHEFKSCLRALGYDLPMVEEGQPDPEFEAILNIVDPNRDGQVSLQEYMAFMISKETENVQSSEEIENAFRAIAAHHDRAYVTKEELYANLTKEMADYCVARMKPYMEPKSERAIPNALDYIDFTRTLFQN is encoded by the exons ATGGAGCAGATTCCACCACCCAAAGAGGTGAAGATCCTCGAGACAGCTGAAGACATTCAGGAACGACGTGAACAG gTTCTGAATCGTTATGAAGACTTCAAGCAAGAGGCTCGCGCTAAGCGTGAGAAACTGGAAGACTCCCGACGCTTCCAATACTTTAAGCGTGATGCTGACGAGCTTGAATCCTGGATTCAGGAGAAATTGCAGGCTGCTAGCGATGAGAGCTACAAAGACCCCACCAACCTGCAG gCTAAGATCCAAAAACACCAAGCCTTTGAGGCCGAAGTAGCTGCCCATTCCAATGCTATCGTTGTTCTTGACAATACTGGCAGTGAGATGATCTCTGCCGGTCACTTTGCGTCTGACACCATTCGCAAACGTTTGGATGAGTTGCACCGTTTGTGGGAGCTTCTGCtctctcgccttgctgagaaGGGAATGAAACTTCAGCAGGCGTTGGTGCTTGTACAATTCTTGAGGCACTGCGATGAAGTCATGTTTTGGATTCATGACAAG GAAACATTCGTATGTGCGGAAGAATTTGGCTCGGATTTGGAACATGTCGAGGTCCTCCAGCGCAAATTTGACGAGTTCCAAAAGGACATGGCGGCGCAAGAGTACCGCGTTACCGAAGTGAATCAGCTGGCTGAGAGACTGGTGCTCGAAGGACATCCCGAGAGAGAGACCATCGTTAAGAGGAAGGAT GAGCTGAATGAAGCTTGGCAGCGTCTCCGTCAAATGGCGCTGATGCGTCAAGAGCGTTTATTCGGTGCTCATGAGATTCAACGCTTCAACCGTGATGCTGATGAGACAATCGCTTGGATCTCGGAGAAGGATGTGGTTCTTGGATCTGACGACTATGGACGCGATCTTGCTACCGTGCAGACTTTACAG cgtAAACACGAGGGTGTGGAGCGTGACCTGGCCGCTTTGGAAGACAAAGTGGCCACTCTGGATGGAGAGGCTGGTCGCTTGGCTGACATCCACGGAGATCACTCTTCAGCCATACACAGCAAGCGGGATGAAATCACCACTGCTTGGCAGCGGCTAGTGCAGAAGGCTCAG gAACGTCGTCTAGCACTTGAGTCATCATATGCCCTACACCGATTCCTGGCTGACTACAGGGACCTCATATCTTGGATGAGTGACATTCGCGCTTTGATCGCAGCCGACGACCTCGCTAAGGATGTGCCCGGAGCAGAGGCTTTGCTTGAGAGACATCAGGAACATAAG GGCGAAATGGACGCGCGTGAGGACGTTATGGCCGCGTGCATATCCAGCGGTGAAGCTCTTGTATCGGGCGGACATCGCGGTTCCAGCGAAGTGCAATCCGCTCTTGACTCTCTCCGATCTGAGGCAGCGGCCCTTAACTCGTTATGGGAACAACGTAGAGTCCTCTACCTGCAATGTATGGATCTGCAGCTCTTCTACCGGGATACCGAACAAGCAGATGCCTGGATGCACAAGCAAGAG GCATTCCTTGCAAATGAAGACGTTGGTGACTCGTTAGATTCTGTTGAAGCTCTACTCAAAAAGCACGAAGACTTTGAGAAGTCTCTAGCGGCTCAGGAAGAGAAGATAAAAGCGCTGGATGAATTCGCCTCTAAATTGATTGAGGGACAGCATTATGCGGCTGATGATGTTGCACAAAGGAGAGAAATG TTGTTGGAGCGACGCGCAGCCCTGTTGGAGAAGTCGAATCAGCGTCGCGCCCTCCTCGAAGATGCCTACAAGTACCAGCAGTTCGAAAGAGACTGTGACGAGACCAAAG ggTGGATAAACGAGAAACTGAAATTCGCGACTGACGACTCTTACCTGGACCCCACCAACCTTAACGGCAAGGTGCAGAAACATGGCAACTTTGAACAAGAGCTGTTGGCCAACAAGCCAAGAGTGGATGAGATCACTACCACGGGGCATAAGCTTTTAGAACAGGAACATTTTGCCAAAC ccCAAATCTCATCCCGTGTGGAAGAACTTGGTGCATCATGGGAAAAGCTGGTGCAAGCATCAGAGCTGAAGGGATCCAAGCTGCAGGAGGCCTCGGCTCAGCAGCAGTACAACAGGGCAGCTGAGGACATAGAACTGTGGTTGTCTGAAGTTGAAGGTCAATTGCTTAGTGAGGACTATGGAAAG gatTTGACCAGTGTGCAGAATCTCCAGAAGAAACATGCCCTACTTGAGGCAGACGTGAGCTCGCACGCGGAACGAGTGGACGCGCTACGAACGCAAGCGGAGCAGTTCATCGAGAAGGGACACTTTGACGCTGATAATATTAGACACAAAATT GAAGCTCTAGTAGCTCGCTACGCGGCCCTAGAAAAACCGATGGCCATTCGTAAAAGACGACTTCTTGACTCGCTTCAAGCACAACAGCTGTTCAGGGACCTTGATGACGAAGCTGCCTGGATCCGGGAGAAGGAACCAATTATTGCATCCACCAACAGAG GCCGTGACCTCATCGGCGTCCAAAACCTGATGAAGAAGCACCAAGCAGTGATGGGAGAGATGGGTCAGCACGAAGCTCGCGTGGAAGCAGTGAGAGCCGCTGGTCAGGCTCTGATCGACGCGCAGCACTTTGCAGCCGACGACATTGCATCCCGCTTGCAGCATCTGCACAAGACGTGGACCCACTTACATGAGAAGGCTTTGCag CGCAAACAAGACCTGGAAGACTCCCTACAAGCACAGCAGTACTTCGCCGATGCCAACGAGGCAGAATCCTGGATCCGTGAAAAGGAGCCCATGGCGAACACCCAGGACTATGGGAAGGATGAAGACTCCTCCGAGGCTCTGTTGAAGAAGCACGAGGCGCTGTTGTCCGATCTGGAGGCATTCGGTAACACCATCAAAGCGTTGAGGGAACAGGCTGACTCGTGTCGG CAACAAGAATCGCCTGTAGTCGATGTATCAGGCAAGGAATGTGTAGTGGCGCTATATGATTACGCAGAGAAGTCCCCGCGTGAAGTCTCAATGAAACGTGGCGACGTTCTTACACTGCTCAATTCTAATAACAAG GATTGGTGGAAAGTAGAAGTGAACGATCGTCAAGGATTCGTCCCAGCCGCCTACGTGAAGAAGATCGAAGCCGGTCTTTCTTCCAGTCAGCAGAACCTAGCTGACTCCAGCTCTATTGCTGCTAGACAAAACCAG ATCGAAGGGCAATATGACAACCTCCTTGGTCTTGCCCGTGAGCGTCAGAACAAACTCAATGAGGCTGTCAAGGCTTTCGTCTTGGTGCGAGAAGCAGCGGAACTGGCTACTTGGATCAAGGATAAG GAAATGCACGCTCAAGTCCAAGACGTTGGCGAAGACTTGGAGCAAGTTGAGGTGATGCAGAAGAAGTTCGACGACTTCCAGAATGATTTGCGCGCTAATGAAGTACGCCTGGCTGAGATGAATGAGATCGCTGTTCAACTCATGACTGTTGGACAGACTGAAGCAGCCCTCAAGATCAAGACACAGATGCAG GAATTGAACTCTAAATGGTCATCCCTTCAACAACTAACTGCGGAGCGGGCAGCTCAACTGGGCTCAGCTCATGAAGTTCAACGTTTCCACCGAGACGTGGACGAGACGAAAGACTGGATTGCGGAGAAGGAGCACGCACTTGCTACCACCGACCTTGGCAAGGATCTACGATCTGTGCAGACGTTGCAAC GGAAACATGAGGGTCTCGAACGCGATCTCGCGGCCTTAGGCGACAAGATCCGTCAATTGGACGACACTGCAAACCGTCTTATTCGTACACACGGCGACTCAGCTGACGCGACGTACAGCAAACAACGCGAAATCAACGATGCCTGGCAACAGTTGCAGGCAAGAGCCAACGCCAGGAAGGAGAAATTGCTCGACTCTTATGATTTACAGCG ATTCCTTTCCGACTACCGTGATCTGATGGCTTGGATCAACTCTATGATGGCTCTCGTCAGCTCCGAGGAGCTCGCCAATGACGTGACTGGCGCTGAAGCTCTGCTGGAAAGGCATCag ACTCAGCGGCTGGAGATAGACGCGCGATACGGCGTAATGCCGCAG GAACACCGTACGGAAATGGACGCACGCGCAGGCACCTTCCAAGCCCTGGAGTTGTTCGGTCAGCAGCTATTACAAGGCGGACATTATGCCAGCCTTGAAATTCAAGAGAAGCTCAGCGGAATGGCCGATGCTAGACAAGAGCTTGAGCA AGCCTGGGTGGCGCGTCGTATGAAACTCGACCAAAACCTGGAGTTGCAACTCTTCTACCGTGACTGTGAACAAGCCGAAGGCTGGATGGCGGCTCGTGAAGCCTTCCTAGCACCAACCAGTGCAGACCAGGATCAACCTGATGCCGCACCGGATAATGTGGAACAGCTGATCAAGAAGCACGAGGACTTCGATAAGGCCATCAATGCTCAT GAGGAGAAGATAGCCCAACTGCAAACTCTGGCTGAGCAGCTGGTTGCATCAGAGCACTATGCGGCAGATGACATCGGCAAGAAAAGGCAGCAGGTGTTAGACCGCTGGAGGCATCTCAAGGAAGCCCTTATTGAGAAGAGATCTAg GTTGGGCGATGAACAAACATTGCAACAATTCTCTCGTGATGCTGACGAGATGGAAAATTGGATCGCAGAAAAGCTGCAGCTCGCTACTGAAGAGAGCTAtaag gATCCAGCAAACATCCAATCGAAGCATCAAAAGCACCAAGCCTTCGAGGCTGAACTCGCAGCCAACGCCGAGAGGATTCAGTCGGTACTCGCGATGGGAGGTAACCTCGTTCAGCGAGGACAGTGCAGTGGAAGTGAAGATGCTGTACAG GCTCGGCTCGCCTCTATTGCTGACCAATGGGAGTTCCTGACGCAGAAGACTACAGAGAAATCTTTGAAGCTGAAGGAAGCCAACAAGCAACGCACGTACATTGCCGCAGTCAAGGATCTTGATTTCTGGCTGGGAGag gtcGAGAGTCTGTTAACATCTGAAGATTCGGGCAAGGATCTGGCCTCCGTTCAGAACTTGATGAAGAAGCACCAGCTCGTCGAGGCCGACATTCAGGCGCACGAAGATAGGATTAACG ataTGAACGCTCAAGCCGACGCCCTAGTATCATCCGGTCAGTTCGACAGTGCGGGAATTGGTTCCCGCCGTGCGGCGATAAACGAGCGTTTTGAACGCGTTCGTTCGCTCGCAGCACACAGACGTGCTCGTTTACACGAGGCTAACACTTTGCACCAGTTCTTCAGGGATATTGCTGATGAGGAGTCCTGGATCAA GGAAAAGAAACTCTTAGTCGCCTCAGATGATTACGGTCGCGATCTAACCGGAGTACAGAACCTGTTGAAAAAGCATAAGCGACTCGAGGCTGAATTGGCAAGCCACGAACCCGCCATCCAGGCTGTTCAAGAAGCCGGAGAGAAGCTAATGGACGTCTCCAACGCTGGAGCCAACGAGATCGAGTTGAGGCTGAAGGCCCTCGCCCAAGCCTGGGCTGAGCTGCAGGCTCTTGCGGCTGATAGAGGTGCCAAATTGCAGCAGTCCTTGGCCTACCAACAGTTTCTGGCTAAGCTGGACGAAGAGGAGGCTTGGATCAG CGAGAAACAACAACTCGTGGTGGTCGGCGAATGTGGAGACAGTATGGCTGCAGTTCAAGGTCTATTGAAGAAGCACGAAGCTCTGGAAGCAGAGTTGGCAGCTCGCGGAGAAAGAGTGCGTGACTTAACGGCAGAGGGAGAAAGATTGTTGGCCGCCGGGAACATACACGCAGATGCGCTGGCGCACAGATTGCATGCACTACAGGCGAAACTTGATAAGCTGACTTCGTTAGCTGCTCGcag AAAAGCGGCCTTGGTAGACAACTCTGCCTACCTGCAACTCCTATGGAAGGCTGACGTGGTAGAATCCTGGATCGCAGACAAGGAAACCCACGTCCGGTCAGATGAGTTCGGAAGGGACCTCTCCACAGTTCAGACACTCCTGACTAAACAGGACACCTTCGATGCTGGTTTGACTGCATTCGAACACGAGGGCATTCAGAACATCACGGCGCTTAAGGAGCAACTAGTTGGTGCCG GTCATGAACAAAGTGCAAGCATAGCCAAGCGTCACGCGGACGTAATTTCCCGTTGGCAGCGGCTTCTCGCTGACTCGGCTGCTCGCAAACAACGTCTTTTGCAGTTACAAGACCAATTCAGACAAATCGAGGAACTTTATCTTACATTCGCAAAGAAG GCTTCAGCATTCAACTCTTGGTTCGAAAACGCTGAGGAAGACCTCACTGACCCAGTGCGTTGTAACTCCATCGAGGAGATTCGCGCCCTTAGAGATGCGCACGCGCAATTCCAg GCGTCGCTATCTTCGGCCCAAAGTGACTTCGAAGCGCTGGCAGCTCTAGACGAGCAGATCAAGTCGTTCAATGTCGGTGCCAACCCTTACACTTGGTTCACCATGGAGGCTCTCGAGGAGACATGGCGCAATCTGCGCAAAATTATCG CGGAACGTGACGTAGAGCTAACAAAGGAAGCGCAGAGGCAAGAGGAGAATGACAAACTGCGAAAGGAGTTCGCCAAACACGCCAACGCCTTCCACCAGTGGCTCACTGAGACCCG